The following nucleotide sequence is from Lacinutrix sp. Hel_I_90.
ATTTTAGAGCACTGGAAGGTCGTCACAGTGGTAATGGTTTTAGTTATGCTTTCGCAGAAGGGTTTCTGAACAATTATTTTGTATTCGGTTTACATGAAAACTATACGTCGGATACTATTTTAGAAATTTTAAAAGAAAATAAAAAATTACAGTACACAACTTTTGAGGCTATAGAAATTAGAAAGGATTTAGCTTTTAAAGCAGAAATGAAACGCGCTAAAGAGCATATCGCTAAAGGTGAATTTGGATTAGAAATTGATTGTGATGCGATAGAAAATATTCCTAGTAGCGCGCAAACCCCAAGTGGATTCTCAACTACCAGAGCAAGGCAGTTTGTAAATTACTTTGGAAAACAAAAACAGGTTGCCTATTTACACCTATGTGAAGCGGCGCCCACTAGCGAGCAAGAGTACCAAGTTGGTAAATTGATAACGTATCTCATAACAGACTTTATAAGGGCCAATAGCTATGAATAATCGTATAAAAATAGAAAAGATAAGATTAAATCTTAACCTAGGTATTTTAGTCTATTTCTGCTTTATTATTGGTGTATACTATTTTAAAGTTGAAACACAAATTGTCAAAGTTATTGGAGAGTTATTGACCATTCCTGCGCTGTTAGGCTTAGTTGCTATTCCTATTTGGGCTTTAATAGATAATTTCAGGAACAAAAACGAGAACACATCTAGATACGTTGTTACTCTTTTAATAACATTGCTCACATTTACCTTATTGTTTGTTGCAAATTCATATTTGAATTAAGATGAAGATTGTTCCCTTTAAAAACGAATATTCGAAAGAATTTTACAATTTAAATACAGAATGGCTTAAAACCTTTTTTTACGTCGAACCTTTTGATGAAGAAGTATTATCTAAACCTGAAACCTATATTATAAACAAAGGGGGCTATATCTTTTTTGCTTTACTAGATAATAAAGTTGTGGGTACAGTTGCTTTAATGCCATTACCAAAACAAGAGGCTTTCGAACTGACTAAAATGGCCGTCTCACCCAAACATCGCGGACATAAAATTGGTCAGAAACTAATGCAACATTGTATTGATTTTGCAAAGACAGAAAACTTCAACAGACTACTTCTCTATTCTAACACAATTCTCGAAAACGCCATCTATATCTATAGGAAACATGGTTTTATTGAAATTAATGTAGAAGCAAACTGCCCTTACGAGCGTTGTAATATTAAAATGGAATACGTTCTAAACCGCCCTAAAAATAAATAAAAGGGTGTTTTTCCTGTATATAATTTAGTTTTTACACTCCCCCAATAATAGGTATTGAACTCTTGAAAACTATTGGTTTCAGTTATACTTTTGAACCATAATTTAAGAATACATATCTTATGAAAACTACAACCTCAAAAATAAGAATAGAATTAGTACTATGCTTCTTAGTAACTTTTATCACACAAACACTATGTGCACAAAACTTTAGTGGCTTACAGAATAAAGATTTAAATAAAATAGATGATGTAACAGGAGTACTTAGTGATATTCTTTCCAATTTTAATGGTAAAATTGACAAGGCCACTGTAACATACGACAGTGAGCGAACATTAAAAGTAACTGTACATTTTTCTGGTACCCAAGATGGCTATTTTATAGCCAATGTATTAGCTGGCGATAAAACCAGCCAGCGTGAAATTTCTAAAATTGAATATTCACTAGAAGGAAAATCTAGCCCATTAGAACTAGAGTTCTTTTTATCTGAAAACGCCACTGAAGGTACAGCGCTATCCTCTGCCTATCTTGAAATTAAATTATCCGAAAGTAAAAATAAGTTTGTTAAAAAGACCTTTTTATATGCTTTAAACAAGAACTGGAAGAAAGATATTAGTCCTGAAAATCTTATCATACCAATAACGCTAGAACCTATTGGTAGTGCCGCAAATTTAAAAGAAAACATTAAAACTATTGTCTTACCAATAAAAAAACCTGTATTAAAATACGACAGGTCAAAAATTAAAAATGTTGCTTTATATAAGCCAAGCAGGGCCGTAACCAATGTTAGAACTCTTAAAGCAGAAACGCCTACCTCAACCAATACTTCTACTATCGATGGTACATGGGAAAACACCGATAAAAACACAAGAAGTATTACAAAAATTATTATTTCTAATAATGGTACAAAAATTCAAGCCTTTGGTAAGTGCTCTCCTAAAGACTGTGATTGGGGAACGACAAGATTATCATCGAGCAGAGGTACTTATTATGCCACTTTTAAATTGAGTAATGGCACATCCTCTTTTAATTTTTCTATAAAAGACAATGTTATGAGTAATACACATACAAAAGTCTATAAATTGGCTTCAAAACCTAAAAAAACGACTAACAGTACGTTCAAAAAACAAATTACTCCGTTATTAGCTGCAGTTTATTATCCTTCTCTAACGACAACAAGTACAACTGCTACAACAGAAACTACTCCTCCAGCAGATATGCAAGCGCAAGGACCAGACAATCAAGCCATATCATTATGGGAAGATTTAGTTGCAGACAATGATTTTGAATTTCCTCATGAAATCACAAATATAAGAATGGATATTTATCCAGATAAAAATAAAGCTTCTGGTATTTTTTATTATTTGCCAACAGCATATCACTTAAGATGGAATAAAGATGAAGGCTATAATTTTAAAATGACCTATGGTACAGCAGATAATGCTGAATCTACTGGAGATGTAAGAATGACAGGGACACTAACACCTGGAATTACCTCTAATGAAGTGGCTTTAATGAAATCGCTACTAGAATCTTATGTAAAAGACAATCCGCTTTACACGTATAAAGAATTAAAAATAATGCCTTTACAATCTGTACCTGCAATTTCAATTTCAGCGGGATTAGAAGGCCATTACAATATTCCTGCAAATAAAATTAACGTCTCCG
It contains:
- a CDS encoding GNAT family N-acetyltransferase, which gives rise to MKIVPFKNEYSKEFYNLNTEWLKTFFYVEPFDEEVLSKPETYIINKGGYIFFALLDNKVVGTVALMPLPKQEAFELTKMAVSPKHRGHKIGQKLMQHCIDFAKTENFNRLLLYSNTILENAIYIYRKHGFIEINVEANCPYERCNIKMEYVLNRPKNK